From one Streptomyces sp. NBC_01478 genomic stretch:
- a CDS encoding SDR family oxidoreductase: MAGTMQGKVAVISGGSTGVGRAVGTLLAENGAQVVLLARRADRLETAALEMTGSVLTIPTDVSSGDSVRAAFAQVEERFGRVDILVNSAGVARIRAIEETADEDIHACIGTNLLGPIHTIRSAVPLLRAAGGGDILNISSEITLDHMPLMAMYTASKHGLNGFTAAMHKELRGDGIRVALVILGSISDSAFIENFPGEDRQRAAPVWEADGYLTRVGAMKPLPSATVARVMFQLLATPPEVVQDVVHIRPAG; encoded by the coding sequence ATGGCAGGCACGATGCAGGGCAAGGTCGCCGTGATCAGCGGAGGTTCGACCGGTGTGGGGCGTGCCGTCGGGACGCTGCTCGCCGAGAACGGGGCGCAGGTGGTGCTGCTCGCCCGGCGCGCCGACCGGCTGGAGACGGCGGCGCTGGAGATGACGGGGTCGGTGCTGACGATCCCGACCGACGTCAGCAGCGGGGACAGTGTCCGTGCGGCGTTCGCTCAGGTCGAGGAGCGGTTCGGGCGGGTGGACATTCTCGTGAACAGCGCCGGCGTGGCCCGGATCCGCGCCATCGAGGAGACCGCCGACGAGGACATCCACGCCTGCATCGGCACCAACCTCCTGGGCCCGATCCACACGATCCGCTCGGCGGTGCCGCTGCTGCGGGCGGCGGGAGGTGGTGACATTCTCAACATCTCCTCCGAGATCACCCTCGACCACATGCCGCTGATGGCGATGTACACGGCGAGCAAGCACGGCCTGAACGGCTTCACCGCGGCCATGCACAAGGAACTGCGCGGCGACGGGATCCGGGTCGCTCTGGTGATCCTTGGCTCGATCTCGGACAGCGCCTTCATCGAGAACTTCCCCGGCGAGGACCGGCAGCGCGCCGCGCCGGTGTGGGAGGCCGACGGCTATCTGACCAGGGTGGGCGCGATGAAACCGCTGCCTTCCGCGACCGTCGCCCGGGTGATGTTCCAGTTGCTCGCCACCCCGCCCGAGGTCGTCCAGGACGTGGTGCACATCCGTCCCGCGGGCTGA
- a CDS encoding glutamate synthase produces the protein MAALTEAAVVDLATSPVRDLNQALHAPRPAPSWRVLNPRGAHSVACGLRDEVTVDIEGHVGYYCAGMNQHASVTVHGNAGVGVAENMMSGTVRVRGDASQSAGATAHGGLLVIEGNAAARCGISMKGVDIVVGGNVGHMSAFMGQAGRLVVCGDAGDALGDSLYEARLYVRGTVKSLGADCVEKELRDEHRAELAELLKAADFDADPAAFRRYGSARQLYHFKADNSTAY, from the coding sequence ATGGCGGCGCTGACCGAGGCGGCGGTGGTGGACCTCGCGACCTCCCCCGTCCGCGATCTCAACCAGGCGCTGCACGCCCCACGACCGGCCCCGTCCTGGCGGGTGTTGAACCCCAGGGGCGCGCACAGCGTCGCCTGCGGTCTCAGGGACGAGGTGACCGTCGACATCGAGGGCCACGTCGGCTACTACTGCGCCGGCATGAACCAGCACGCCTCGGTCACCGTGCACGGCAACGCCGGAGTGGGTGTCGCCGAGAACATGATGTCCGGCACCGTCCGGGTGCGCGGCGACGCCTCCCAGTCCGCCGGGGCCACCGCGCACGGCGGACTGCTGGTGATCGAGGGCAACGCGGCCGCCCGGTGCGGGATTTCGATGAAGGGCGTGGACATCGTCGTGGGTGGGAACGTCGGCCACATGAGCGCGTTCATGGGACAGGCGGGACGGCTGGTGGTCTGCGGCGACGCGGGTGACGCCCTTGGTGACTCCCTCTACGAGGCCCGTCTCTACGTCAGAGGCACGGTCAAGTCCCTCGGCGCGGACTGCGTGGAGAAGGAGCTGCGGGACGAACACCGCGCGGAACTGGCCGAGTTGCTGAAGGCGGCGGACTTCGACGCGGACCCGGCCGCCTTCCGCCGCTACGGCTCGGCCCGGCAGCTCTACCACTTCAAGGCCGACAACTCGACGGCGTACTGA
- a CDS encoding FAD-dependent oxidoreductase, with protein MPRPLRVAIVGAGPAGIYAADALLKSEVAAEPGVSIDLFERMPAPFGLIRYGVAPDHPRIKGIINALHQVLDKPQIRLFGNVDYPTDISLDDLRSFYDAVVFSTGATADRDMSIPGIELDGSYGAADFVSWYDGHPDVPRTWPLEAEKVAVLGVGNVALDVARILAKTGDELLPTEIPPNVHEGLKANKALEVHVFGRRGPAQAKFSPMELRELDHSPNIEVIVDPEDIDYDEGSITTRRGNKQADMVAKTLENWAIRDVGDRPHKLFLHFFESPSEILGEDGKVVGLRTERTALDGTGNVKGTGEFKNWDVTAIYRAVGYLSDKLPKLPWDIDSGTVPDEGGRVIQETGEHLQSTYVTGWIRRGPVGLIGHTKGDANETVANLLDDHANGRLHTPVSPDPEAVESFFAERNVRFTTWDGWYKLDAAEKALGEPQGRERVKIVEREDMLRESGA; from the coding sequence ATGCCGCGCCCCCTGCGGGTAGCCATCGTCGGAGCCGGCCCCGCCGGGATCTACGCCGCCGACGCCCTGCTCAAGTCCGAGGTGGCCGCCGAACCCGGCGTGTCCATCGACCTCTTCGAGCGGATGCCCGCGCCCTTCGGCCTGATCCGGTACGGCGTCGCCCCCGACCACCCGCGCATCAAGGGCATCATCAACGCCCTGCACCAGGTCCTGGACAAACCGCAGATCCGCCTCTTCGGCAACGTCGACTACCCGACCGACATCAGCCTGGACGACCTGCGCTCCTTCTACGACGCGGTGGTCTTCTCCACCGGTGCCACGGCCGACCGCGACATGTCCATACCCGGCATCGAGCTCGACGGTTCCTACGGCGCCGCCGACTTCGTCTCCTGGTACGACGGCCACCCCGACGTCCCGCGCACCTGGCCGCTGGAGGCCGAGAAGGTCGCCGTTCTCGGTGTCGGAAACGTCGCTCTCGACGTGGCCCGCATCCTCGCCAAGACCGGCGACGAACTGCTGCCGACCGAGATCCCGCCGAACGTCCACGAGGGCCTGAAGGCCAACAAGGCGCTGGAGGTCCACGTCTTCGGCCGCCGCGGCCCGGCGCAGGCGAAGTTCTCCCCGATGGAGCTGCGGGAGCTGGACCACTCCCCGAACATCGAGGTCATCGTCGACCCCGAGGACATCGACTACGACGAGGGCTCGATCACCACCCGTCGTGGCAACAAGCAGGCCGACATGGTCGCCAAGACCCTGGAGAACTGGGCGATCCGCGATGTCGGCGACCGCCCGCACAAGCTGTTCCTGCACTTCTTCGAGTCGCCGTCGGAGATCCTCGGCGAGGACGGCAAGGTCGTCGGCCTGCGCACCGAGCGCACCGCCCTCGACGGCACCGGCAACGTCAAGGGCACCGGCGAGTTCAAGAACTGGGACGTCACCGCGATCTACCGCGCGGTCGGCTACCTCTCCGACAAGCTCCCCAAGCTCCCCTGGGACATCGACTCGGGCACGGTCCCGGACGAGGGCGGCCGGGTCATCCAGGAGACCGGCGAGCACCTCCAGTCGACGTACGTCACCGGCTGGATCCGGCGCGGCCCGGTCGGCCTGATCGGTCACACCAAGGGCGATGCCAACGAGACGGTCGCGAACCTGCTCGACGACCACGCCAACGGCCGTCTGCACACGCCTGTTTCGCCCGACCCGGAGGCGGTGGAGTCGTTCTTCGCCGAGCGGAACGTCCGCTTCACCACCTGGGACGGCTGGTACAAGCTGGACGCCGCCGAGAAGGCGCTGGGCGAGCCGCAGGGCCGCGAGCGCGTGAAGATCGTCGAGCGTGAGGACATGCTCAGGGAGAGCGGCGCGTAA
- the glnT gene encoding type III glutamate--ammonia ligase: protein MAMDTAAAPPTTTGPGPTPAADPAPDLAAQVRADGVEFVLAVFVDLAGKPCAKLVPVEAVEELQSDGVGFAGYAAGALGQQPSDPDVIALPDAASYTPLPFVRPGLALVHCDPHVEGKPWPYAPRVILRAVLARAAELGLSLAVGAEIEYFLVHRDEHGTLSVADSRDTAAQPCYDARGLTRMYDHLTAVSKAMNSLGWGNYANDHEDGNGQFEQNFAYADALTTADRVITMRYLVSVLAEQRGMTATFMPKPFTDRTGSGMHMHLSLWRGSEPAFPDASDTRGLGLSPLAYSFVGGILDHARALQAVIAPTVNSYKRTGAVSTRSGATWSPRKAGYGGNDRTHFVRVPDGNRVELRGGDGSANPYLAAAATLAAGLDGIERSLDPGEPGDAAATASRPELPPTLLHAMEALAADPVIGGALDAAGPGVSAYFGEVKRQEFFDWHGTVGAWELDRYLTAF from the coding sequence ATGGCGATGGACACCGCAGCCGCACCGCCCACGACCACCGGCCCCGGCCCGACACCGGCGGCCGACCCCGCACCCGACCTCGCCGCCCAAGTCCGCGCGGACGGCGTCGAGTTCGTCCTGGCCGTCTTCGTCGACCTCGCGGGCAAACCCTGCGCCAAGCTCGTCCCCGTCGAGGCGGTCGAGGAACTCCAGTCCGACGGCGTCGGATTCGCGGGCTACGCCGCCGGCGCGCTCGGACAGCAGCCCAGCGACCCCGACGTCATCGCGCTCCCCGACGCCGCCTCCTACACCCCACTGCCCTTCGTACGCCCAGGACTCGCCCTCGTGCACTGCGACCCGCACGTCGAGGGCAAGCCCTGGCCGTACGCGCCCCGCGTCATCCTGCGCGCCGTACTGGCGCGAGCCGCCGAACTCGGACTGTCCCTCGCGGTCGGCGCGGAGATCGAGTACTTCCTCGTCCACCGCGACGAACACGGCACGCTCTCCGTCGCCGACAGCCGCGACACCGCCGCCCAACCCTGTTACGACGCCCGCGGGTTGACCCGGATGTACGACCACCTCACCGCCGTCTCCAAGGCGATGAACTCCCTCGGCTGGGGCAACTACGCCAACGACCACGAGGACGGCAACGGCCAGTTCGAGCAGAACTTCGCCTACGCCGACGCCCTCACCACCGCCGACCGGGTCATCACCATGCGGTACCTGGTGTCGGTGCTGGCCGAACAGCGGGGCATGACGGCCACGTTCATGCCGAAGCCGTTCACCGACCGCACCGGTTCCGGGATGCACATGCACCTGTCGCTGTGGCGGGGGAGCGAACCCGCCTTCCCCGACGCCTCCGACACCCGGGGCCTCGGTCTGTCCCCGCTCGCCTACTCCTTCGTCGGCGGCATCCTCGACCACGCCCGTGCCCTCCAGGCCGTCATCGCGCCCACCGTCAACTCGTACAAGCGCACCGGCGCGGTCTCGACCCGCTCGGGCGCCACCTGGTCACCCCGCAAGGCCGGTTACGGCGGCAACGACCGCACCCACTTCGTCCGCGTCCCCGACGGCAACCGCGTCGAACTGCGCGGCGGCGACGGTTCCGCCAACCCCTATCTCGCGGCAGCCGCGACCCTGGCCGCCGGACTCGACGGCATCGAGCGCTCCCTCGACCCCGGCGAACCGGGAGACGCGGCGGCCACCGCCTCCCGCCCCGAACTGCCCCCGACCCTGCTGCACGCCATGGAGGCACTGGCCGCCGACCCGGTGATCGGCGGCGCCCTCGACGCGGCCGGCCCCGGCGTCAGCGCGTACTTCGGCGAGGTCAAGCGCCAGGAGTTCTTCGACTGGCACGGCACGGTCGGCGCCTGGGAGTTGGACCGCTACCTCACCGCCTTCTGA
- a CDS encoding DUF1152 domain-containing protein, which translates to MFSLLEPPFLSRLRDARRVLVAGAGGGFDVYAGLPLALALRSAGKEVHLANLSFADLYGLDQDVWVDPDVAAIGPGTEARGDYFPERSLARWLDLHDMPSTVYAFPLTGVRPLRDAYRALIGHLGGVDAVVLVDGGTDILMRGDEHGLGTPEEDMVSLAAVNGLDEVPVRLVACLGFGIDAYHGVNHALVLENLAALEREGAYLGAFSLPRESREGRLYLDAVAHAQESTPEHPSIVNGSVAAAVRGDFGDVRFTERTRGSELFVNPLMALYFCVDAPGLARRNLYLDRLEQTALIRQVSSLIEEFRDELPRQRPPRVYPH; encoded by the coding sequence GTGTTCTCCCTTCTCGAACCCCCGTTCCTCTCCCGGCTGCGCGACGCGCGCCGGGTCCTCGTCGCCGGCGCGGGCGGCGGCTTCGACGTCTACGCCGGGCTGCCGCTGGCCCTCGCTCTGCGCTCGGCCGGCAAGGAGGTGCACCTCGCCAACCTGTCCTTCGCCGACCTGTACGGCCTCGACCAGGACGTGTGGGTGGACCCGGACGTAGCCGCCATCGGCCCCGGCACGGAGGCCCGGGGCGACTACTTCCCCGAGCGGTCTCTCGCGCGGTGGCTCGACCTGCACGACATGCCGTCCACGGTGTACGCGTTCCCGCTGACCGGTGTGCGGCCGCTGCGGGACGCGTACCGCGCGCTGATCGGGCATCTCGGCGGTGTCGACGCCGTCGTGCTGGTGGACGGCGGCACCGACATCCTGATGCGGGGCGACGAGCACGGGCTCGGCACTCCGGAGGAGGACATGGTCAGCCTCGCGGCGGTGAACGGGCTCGACGAGGTGCCGGTGCGGCTGGTGGCGTGCCTCGGTTTCGGCATCGACGCGTATCACGGGGTCAACCACGCGCTGGTGCTGGAGAATCTGGCCGCTCTCGAGCGCGAGGGTGCCTATCTCGGCGCGTTCTCCCTGCCGCGCGAGAGCCGCGAGGGGCGGCTGTACCTCGATGCGGTGGCCCACGCCCAGGAGTCCACGCCGGAGCATCCGAGCATCGTCAACGGTTCGGTGGCGGCGGCCGTACGCGGGGACTTCGGCGATGTCCGTTTCACCGAACGCACGCGTGGCAGCGAGCTGTTCGTCAACCCCCTCATGGCGCTGTACTTCTGTGTGGACGCGCCGGGGCTCGCCCGCCGCAACCTCTACCTCGACCGGCTGGAGCAGACCGCGCTCATCCGCCAAGTGAGCTCGCTCATCGAGGAGTTCCGCGACGAACTGCCCCGGCAGCGGCCACCGCGCGTGTATCCCCACTGA
- a CDS encoding DUF2306 domain-containing protein, translated as MRRPTNSTWRRATMIAVTVMCVAYAPIAMTELWPYARPGAPALGEWVMGRVVSPRYVTDALADRVAPYRHSLVPMIVHSVLGGALMLLGPAQLLTAARRRTRLHRTLGVVFAVTVYVSMAGAGIYLARTAPEDAFSGPAFWIVLATLMVGTVMSVTFGILAAVRGFLDLHQRWMLLCYGFLLTAPLLRLEWGFLPRLLPGLTMEQINQVAIMHLGSVVTFGALVAARARDRRTTVEGVSGSWAPGPVLAVAQLAGGAALVWIARSYLDFGATGRRLLWAYLLPYAVSYAVLAIGVRRAGRQGRPWAREEWRLHLTALCLAPVLSVGAAPVFQRALGLDRLTALTAGVAIGCGMLAFAATTVVSLRVMNGRREPMTAVGPSLSGDTRAVAAAGAVRRGTPR; from the coding sequence CGAACTGTGGCCCTACGCCCGCCCCGGCGCCCCCGCCCTCGGGGAGTGGGTCATGGGCCGCGTGGTCTCCCCGCGCTACGTCACCGACGCTCTCGCCGACCGGGTCGCGCCCTACCGACACAGCCTCGTACCGATGATCGTGCACTCGGTCCTCGGCGGCGCCCTCATGCTGCTCGGCCCGGCCCAACTCCTGACCGCCGCCCGCCGCCGCACGCGTCTGCACCGCACGCTGGGCGTCGTCTTCGCCGTCACGGTGTACGTCTCGATGGCCGGCGCCGGGATCTATCTCGCGCGCACGGCCCCCGAGGACGCGTTCAGCGGCCCCGCGTTCTGGATCGTGCTCGCCACCCTCATGGTCGGCACCGTCATGAGCGTGACCTTCGGCATCCTGGCCGCGGTCCGCGGATTCCTCGACCTGCACCAGCGCTGGATGCTCCTCTGCTACGGCTTCCTCCTCACCGCACCGCTGCTGCGCCTCGAATGGGGCTTCCTGCCCAGGCTGTTGCCCGGTCTGACCATGGAGCAGATCAACCAGGTGGCGATCATGCACCTGGGTTCGGTGGTCACGTTCGGCGCGCTGGTCGCCGCGCGCGCACGGGACCGCCGTACGACGGTCGAGGGCGTGTCGGGGTCCTGGGCGCCGGGGCCCGTGCTCGCCGTGGCCCAACTCGCCGGTGGGGCCGCCCTGGTGTGGATCGCCCGCTCCTACCTCGACTTCGGTGCGACCGGACGGCGACTGCTGTGGGCCTATCTCCTTCCCTACGCGGTGAGTTACGCCGTGCTGGCGATCGGCGTCCGGCGCGCCGGACGCCAGGGGCGGCCCTGGGCGCGGGAGGAGTGGCGGCTGCATCTGACCGCCCTGTGCCTGGCGCCGGTGCTGTCGGTCGGCGCGGCTCCGGTGTTCCAACGCGCCCTGGGCCTCGACCGGTTGACGGCTCTGACCGCCGGGGTCGCCATCGGCTGCGGCATGCTCGCGTTCGCCGCGACCACCGTCGTGAGCCTGCGCGTCATGAACGGCCGCCGCGAACCCATGACAGCGGTGGGTCCGTCGCTCAGTGGGGATACACGCGCGGTGGCCGCTGCCGGGGCAGTTCGTCGCGGAACTCCTCGATGA
- a CDS encoding glutamine amidotransferase, with protein sequence MCGIVGLHLREPALEPRLGELLTAMLGQVVERGPDSAGVAVYGDPRLSPPGRAVVSLLGVTPEEASTALPDAVVVAADATTVVHADIPVPELLATVATALPQATVIGSGERFAVLKGTGNPVELAESFGLATVTGYQGVGHTRMATESAVTPEGAHPFSVGPGQCLVHNGSFANHATIRRELRAQGVEFDSENDSEVGARFVAHHLARGTDLEKALRLLCERFDGFYTLLVSTADSFAVVRDAIACKPALVAETDAWVAMASEYRALDVLPGIEHARIFEPEPEEVYVWRR encoded by the coding sequence ATGTGCGGAATCGTCGGGCTCCATCTGCGGGAGCCCGCGCTCGAACCCCGGCTCGGTGAACTGCTCACCGCGATGCTGGGCCAGGTCGTGGAACGCGGCCCGGACTCGGCGGGGGTCGCGGTCTACGGCGACCCGCGCCTGTCGCCACCCGGGCGCGCCGTCGTCTCCCTACTGGGCGTCACCCCCGAGGAGGCGTCAACCGCCTTGCCCGACGCGGTGGTTGTCGCGGCCGACGCCACGACGGTGGTCCACGCGGACATCCCCGTACCCGAGTTGCTCGCCACCGTCGCGACCGCGCTGCCGCAGGCCACCGTCATCGGCTCGGGGGAGCGGTTCGCCGTCCTCAAGGGCACCGGGAATCCGGTCGAGTTGGCCGAGTCCTTCGGGCTCGCCACTGTGACCGGCTACCAGGGCGTCGGCCACACCCGGATGGCGACGGAGTCGGCGGTCACCCCCGAAGGCGCGCACCCGTTCTCCGTCGGCCCCGGTCAATGCCTGGTCCACAACGGGTCGTTCGCCAACCACGCCACCATCCGGCGCGAACTGCGTGCCCAGGGAGTGGAGTTCGACAGCGAGAACGACTCCGAGGTCGGCGCCCGCTTCGTCGCCCACCACCTCGCCCGCGGCACCGACCTGGAGAAGGCGCTGCGGCTGCTGTGCGAGCGCTTCGACGGTTTCTACACGCTGCTGGTCTCCACGGCCGACTCCTTCGCGGTGGTCCGCGACGCCATCGCCTGCAAGCCCGCGCTGGTCGCCGAGACCGACGCCTGGGTGGCGATGGCCTCCGAGTACCGCGCCCTGGACGTCCTGCCGGGCATCGAGCACGCCCGCATCTTCGAACCCGAGCCGGAAGAGGTGTACGTATGGCGGCGCTGA